From a region of the Actinomadura luzonensis genome:
- a CDS encoding prolyl oligopeptidase family serine peptidase: MTREPYPTARREEIIEDLHGTPVPDPYRWLEDPDSPETKGWLLAQGELFGRRRGPQRFKSRIAELLRSGSVGVPTWRGERYFFSRRTPDQEHAVYYVVEPDGTERPLVDPMAIDPSGLTTLDAVQPDKEGRLLAYQLSVGGNEESVLYVMDVATGERVEGPIDRCRYSPIAWLPGGEAFYYVRRLPSTEVPENESQFHRRVYLHRVGTSTEDDTMIFGQGLKMTNYYGVGVSRDGRWLQISAHEGTAPRNDVWVADLTASRPDKPDLKVVQEGVDAQSGLVFGRDGRLYVHTDRDAPRGRVCVTDPAGPGYDTWRELIHEDPEAVLNDFAILDDLERPVMLVGWTRHAISEISVHDLATGERLGDVATPGLGSIGGIAERPEGGHEAWFGYTDNTTPPTIQRYDARTGETTLWAASPGAVRVPEVRTEQVVYRSADGTDVRMLIISPAGEATGPRPTILYGYGGFGLSMTPGYSASILTWVEAGGVYAIANLRGGGEEGEQWHRDGMLANKQNVFDDFHAAAEHLIATGVTTREQLGISGGSNGGLLVGAALTQRPDLYAAVVCSAPLLDMVRYELFGLGATWNVEYGSAEDPEQFGWLWGYSPYHHVKEGVEYPATLFTVFQSDTRVHPLHAWKMCAALQHATASDRPVLLRNETEVGHGARSISRSLDLAADTLTFLAAHTGL, encoded by the coding sequence ATGACGCGAGAGCCGTACCCGACCGCACGACGCGAAGAAATCATCGAAGACCTGCACGGAACACCCGTCCCCGACCCCTACAGGTGGCTCGAGGATCCCGACAGCCCCGAGACCAAGGGGTGGCTGCTCGCGCAGGGTGAGCTGTTCGGCCGTCGGAGGGGGCCGCAACGGTTCAAGAGCCGCATCGCCGAGCTGCTGAGGTCCGGCTCGGTCGGCGTGCCGACCTGGCGCGGCGAGCGCTACTTCTTCAGCCGCCGCACGCCCGACCAGGAGCACGCGGTCTACTACGTCGTCGAGCCCGACGGCACCGAGCGGCCGCTCGTCGACCCGATGGCGATCGACCCGTCCGGGCTGACCACGCTCGACGCCGTGCAGCCCGACAAGGAGGGCCGCCTGCTGGCCTACCAGCTCTCGGTGGGCGGCAACGAGGAGTCCGTGCTGTACGTCATGGACGTCGCCACGGGCGAGCGCGTCGAGGGGCCGATCGACCGCTGCCGCTACTCCCCCATCGCCTGGCTGCCCGGCGGCGAGGCTTTCTACTACGTGCGCCGGCTGCCGAGCACCGAGGTGCCGGAGAACGAGAGCCAGTTCCACCGCCGCGTCTACCTGCACCGGGTCGGCACCTCCACGGAGGACGACACGATGATCTTCGGCCAGGGGCTGAAGATGACCAACTACTACGGCGTCGGCGTCTCGCGCGACGGCCGCTGGCTGCAGATCTCGGCGCACGAGGGCACCGCGCCGCGCAACGACGTCTGGGTGGCCGACCTCACCGCGTCCAGGCCCGACAAGCCCGACCTCAAGGTGGTCCAGGAGGGCGTGGACGCGCAGTCGGGGCTGGTCTTCGGCCGCGACGGCCGCCTCTACGTGCACACCGACCGCGACGCGCCGCGCGGCCGGGTGTGCGTCACCGACCCCGCCGGGCCCGGCTACGACACCTGGCGCGAGCTGATCCACGAGGACCCCGAGGCCGTGCTGAACGACTTCGCCATCCTCGACGACCTGGAGCGCCCGGTCATGCTGGTGGGCTGGACCCGCCACGCGATCAGCGAGATCAGCGTGCACGACCTGGCCACCGGCGAGCGCCTCGGCGACGTCGCCACGCCCGGCCTGGGCTCGATCGGCGGCATCGCCGAGCGCCCCGAGGGCGGCCACGAGGCGTGGTTCGGCTACACCGACAACACCACCCCGCCCACCATCCAGCGCTACGACGCCCGCACCGGCGAGACCACGCTGTGGGCCGCCTCGCCGGGCGCGGTGCGGGTGCCCGAGGTCCGCACCGAGCAGGTCGTCTACCGCTCCGCGGACGGCACCGACGTCCGCATGCTGATCATCTCCCCCGCCGGCGAGGCCACCGGGCCGCGGCCGACCATCCTGTACGGCTACGGCGGCTTCGGCCTGTCCATGACGCCCGGCTACTCCGCCTCGATCCTGACCTGGGTGGAGGCCGGCGGCGTCTACGCCATCGCCAACCTGCGCGGCGGCGGCGAGGAGGGCGAGCAGTGGCACCGCGACGGCATGCTGGCCAACAAGCAGAACGTCTTCGACGACTTCCACGCCGCCGCCGAGCACCTGATCGCGACCGGCGTGACCACGCGCGAGCAGCTCGGCATCTCCGGCGGCTCCAACGGCGGCCTGCTCGTGGGCGCGGCCCTCACCCAGCGGCCCGACCTGTACGCGGCCGTGGTGTGCTCGGCCCCGCTGCTCGACATGGTCAGGTACGAGCTGTTCGGCCTGGGCGCGACCTGGAACGTCGAGTACGGCTCGGCCGAGGACCCCGAGCAGTTCGGCTGGTTGTGGGGCTACTCGCCGTACCACCACGTCAAGGAGGGTGTGGAGTACCCGGCGACGTTGTTCACCGTCTTCCAGTCCGACACCCGGGTGCACCCGCTGCACGCGTGGAAGATGTGCGCCGCCCTGCAGCACGCCACGGCCTCCGACCGGCCGGTGCTGCTGCGCAACGAGACCGAGGTGGGGCACGGCGCCCGCTCGATCAGCCGGTCGCTCGACCTCGCGGCCGACACGCTGACCTTCCTCGCCGCCCACACCGGGCTCTAG
- the purU gene encoding formyltetrahydrofolate deformylase, with product MTSSAEYILTLSCPDRPGVVAAVSGLLAGHGCNIIESQQFGDRAAQRFFMRVQFAGPLGEDELRSAFAALAPDFAMEFTVRDVARKPRVLIMVSKFDHCLNDLLYRVKAKTLDIDVVAVASNHPDLRPLTQSYGIDYHHLPITPETKPKQEAEVLTLVEHYQVDLVVLARYMQVLSPDLCEKLAGRAINIHHSFLPSFKGAKPYHQAHDRGVKLIGATAHYVTSNLDEGPIIEQEVARVNHSHSPEDLAAIGRDVECVTLARAVKWHAEQRVLLDGHKTVVFPR from the coding sequence ATGACCAGCTCAGCCGAATACATCCTGACGCTCTCCTGCCCCGACCGCCCAGGGGTGGTGGCCGCCGTCTCCGGCCTGCTGGCGGGTCACGGCTGCAACATCATCGAGAGCCAGCAGTTCGGCGACCGGGCCGCGCAGCGCTTCTTCATGCGCGTGCAGTTCGCCGGGCCGCTCGGCGAGGACGAGCTGCGCTCCGCCTTCGCGGCGCTCGCCCCCGACTTCGCCATGGAGTTCACGGTCCGCGACGTGGCGCGCAAGCCGCGCGTGCTGATCATGGTCAGCAAGTTCGACCACTGCCTCAACGACCTGCTCTACCGGGTCAAGGCCAAGACGCTCGACATCGACGTGGTGGCCGTCGCCTCCAACCACCCCGACCTGCGCCCGCTCACCCAGTCGTACGGCATCGACTACCACCACCTGCCGATCACCCCCGAGACCAAGCCCAAGCAGGAGGCCGAGGTGCTGACGCTGGTCGAGCACTACCAGGTCGACCTGGTGGTGCTGGCCCGCTACATGCAGGTGCTCTCGCCCGACCTGTGCGAGAAGCTGGCCGGGCGGGCGATCAACATCCACCACTCGTTCCTGCCGTCGTTCAAGGGCGCCAAGCCCTACCACCAGGCCCACGACCGCGGCGTCAAGCTCATCGGCGCCACGGCCCACTACGTGACCTCCAACCTCGACGAGGGGCCGATCATCGAGCAGGAGGTGGCGCGGGTCAACCACAGCCACTCGCCGGAGGACCTCGCGGCTATCGGGCGCGACGTCGAGTGCGTGACGCTGGCCCGCGCGGTCAAGTGGCACGCCGAGCAGCGGGTGCTGCTCGACGGCCACAAGACGGTGGTCTTCCCCCGGTGA
- a CDS encoding inorganic phosphate transporter produces the protein MPLDAVVLVVVAGLFAVVSGVNDGGAVLATGLKLPTVRPASGVLLLTGMVAAVPLLSHQVALTFVDRLAQADRPGGRIAAAAAVLAALGVVAALSAKGRPTSLTLAVVGGLTGAGLGWGLPVSAGTVAQVLAFGVAAPVVGGLLAWALIRVLVLVTTARGLGQWHRAGFLLQTVAYAANDAQKMLALFMIAIGFRDAPAAYTSLVAALFALGALYGLPKAGRTLGRELIASRPAHGVAAELASGVAVIGCAAAGMPVSMTQAVAGGLIGAGVAQGSGRVRWHAAVKIVSAWTLTLPASALAGWLLALAVKGLMAW, from the coding sequence GTGCCTTTGGACGCCGTCGTACTGGTCGTGGTCGCGGGCCTGTTCGCCGTGGTGTCCGGGGTCAACGACGGCGGCGCGGTCCTCGCCACCGGGCTCAAGCTGCCCACCGTGCGGCCGGCGTCCGGCGTCCTCCTCCTGACGGGCATGGTGGCGGCGGTGCCGCTGCTGTCGCACCAGGTGGCGCTGACGTTCGTGGACCGGCTGGCGCAGGCCGACCGGCCCGGCGGCCGGATCGCGGCGGCGGCGGCCGTGCTCGCGGCGCTCGGCGTGGTGGCCGCGCTCAGCGCCAAAGGCCGCCCGACCAGCCTCACCCTCGCCGTCGTGGGCGGGCTCACGGGGGCCGGTCTCGGCTGGGGGCTGCCGGTCTCGGCGGGGACGGTCGCGCAGGTGCTGGCGTTCGGCGTGGCGGCGCCGGTCGTGGGCGGGCTGCTGGCGTGGGCGCTCATCCGGGTGCTGGTGCTGGTCACCACGGCCCGGGGGCTCGGGCAGTGGCACCGGGCCGGGTTCCTGCTGCAGACGGTCGCGTACGCGGCCAACGACGCCCAGAAGATGCTCGCGCTGTTCATGATCGCGATCGGCTTCCGTGACGCGCCGGCCGCGTACACGTCGCTGGTCGCCGCGCTGTTCGCCCTCGGCGCCCTGTACGGGCTGCCCAAGGCCGGCCGGACGCTGGGCCGCGAGCTGATCGCCTCCCGTCCCGCGCACGGCGTCGCGGCCGAGCTGGCCTCGGGCGTGGCGGTGATCGGCTGCGCGGCGGCCGGGATGCCGGTGAGCATGACGCAGGCCGTGGCGGGCGGCCTGATCGGCGCGGGCGTCGCGCAGGGCAGCGGCCGGGTCCGCTGGCACGCGGCCGTGAAGATCGTGTCGGCCTGGACGCTGACGCTGCCGGCGAGCGCGCTGGCGGGCTGGCTCCTGGCCCTGGCGGTGAAGGGACTGATGGCGTGGTGA
- a CDS encoding VOC family protein → MQRTVYALARYHDCGAALDFLTAAFGFRAHEVSKNDEGAVHHAELLVGGDLIMIGQGPPGGPGIYVAVDDVDAHHDRAVAAGAVVTMALVDQPYGSREYGCRDPGGNLWWFGTYRP, encoded by the coding sequence ATGCAGCGAACCGTTTACGCGCTCGCCCGCTACCACGACTGCGGGGCGGCGCTCGACTTCCTGACCGCCGCGTTCGGCTTCCGGGCGCACGAGGTGTCCAAGAACGACGAGGGCGCGGTCCACCACGCCGAACTGCTCGTGGGCGGCGACCTCATCATGATCGGCCAGGGCCCGCCCGGCGGGCCGGGGATCTACGTGGCGGTGGACGACGTGGACGCGCATCATGACCGCGCGGTGGCGGCGGGGGCCGTGGTCACGATGGCGCTGGTGGACCAGCCGTACGGGTCGCGCGAGTACGGCTGCCGCGACCCCGGGGGCAACCTGTGGTGGTTCGGCACCTACCGGCCCTGA
- a CDS encoding DUF47 domain-containing protein: protein MKRLRRLRDLMTGRMDTGVTEALLGQLQATKEGAWLAMAMIGGEVGRTGAHEQMRAIEHLGDEERARLIDELKSALVTPIDREDLFRLSRSIDDVLDSLRDFVRESHLYRVPDQIRFTPLLDQVIVGVDALEQAVRDLAASPSAVAVDALEAKKAGGAIRRMYQYEISRIFSGGELTPEAMKERELVRRLEIVGVAIGEAADAIADGAMKR from the coding sequence ATGAAACGGCTGCGGCGGCTCAGGGACCTCATGACCGGCCGCATGGACACCGGCGTCACCGAGGCCCTGCTCGGCCAGCTGCAGGCCACCAAGGAAGGGGCCTGGCTGGCCATGGCCATGATCGGGGGCGAGGTCGGGCGCACCGGGGCGCACGAGCAGATGCGCGCCATCGAGCACCTCGGCGACGAGGAGCGCGCCCGCCTCATCGACGAGCTCAAGTCCGCCCTCGTCACGCCCATCGACCGGGAGGACCTGTTCCGGCTGTCCCGCTCGATCGACGACGTGCTGGACTCGCTGCGGGACTTCGTCCGCGAGTCCCACCTGTACCGGGTGCCGGACCAGATCCGCTTCACTCCCCTGCTCGACCAGGTCATCGTCGGCGTGGACGCGCTGGAGCAGGCGGTGCGCGACCTGGCCGCGAGCCCGTCGGCGGTCGCGGTGGACGCGCTGGAGGCGAAGAAGGCGGGCGGGGCGATCCGGCGGATGTACCAGTACGAGATCTCGCGGATCTTCTCCGGCGGCGAGCTGACGCCCGAGGCCATGAAGGAGCGGGAGCTGGTGCGGCGGCTGGAGATCGTCGGGGTGGCGATCGGGGAGGCGGCCGACGCCATCGCGGACGGCGCGATGAAACGCTGA
- a CDS encoding HNH endonuclease, whose amino-acid sequence MTRQVLLLNATYEPLTTLSLHRAIVLVLREKADVVHRDGRGAVLRSASRTLDVPSVIRLRRYVRIPYRSRIPLTRAALMRRDNYRCAYCGQRAETIDHVIPRSRGGTHTWENCVASCTTCNHRKADKYLEELGWTLSVSPAVPRGAHWRLIGASLVGDPQWAPYLEAAA is encoded by the coding sequence ATGACGCGCCAGGTCCTGCTGCTGAACGCCACCTACGAGCCGCTCACCACGCTCTCGCTGCACCGCGCCATCGTGCTGGTGCTGCGGGAGAAGGCCGACGTCGTGCACCGCGACGGGCGGGGCGCCGTGCTGCGCTCCGCCAGCCGCACGCTCGACGTGCCCTCGGTGATCCGGCTCCGCAGATACGTCCGCATTCCCTACCGGTCGCGCATCCCCCTGACCAGGGCGGCGCTCATGCGCCGCGACAACTACCGCTGCGCCTACTGCGGCCAGCGGGCCGAGACCATCGACCACGTCATCCCGCGCTCGCGGGGCGGCACGCACACGTGGGAGAACTGCGTGGCGTCCTGCACCACCTGCAACCACCGCAAGGCCGACAAGTACCTGGAGGAACTGGGGTGGACGCTCAGCGTCAGCCCGGCGGTGCCACGCGGCGCCCACTGGAGGCTGATCGGCGCGTCCCTCGTCGGGGATCCCCAGTGGGCGCCCTACCTGGAGGCGGCGGCCTGA
- a CDS encoding helix-turn-helix domain-containing protein has translation MSTLGPVMVEAAPSPALRPYVTRLTAYRERPPGPPVTRSEAAIPGAVLILAFGTPMEVAGRRLTAFTGGLGDRFTVTRTPGPTEGVQVVLTPFGARRLYGLPMRHLTNLVLPAADLLGPWADEVVERLAGTPSWRERLALVDRLLVARVHRGPELGPQVPWAWARLLESGGRVSAPELAAALGWSHRHLVARFQDQVGLPPKTAARVIRFGRAARLLRAGAAPARVAAECGFYDQPHMNREFRVLGDTTPGQILPRPRGARAAS, from the coding sequence GTGAGCACGCTGGGGCCGGTCATGGTCGAGGCCGCCCCCAGCCCTGCCCTGCGGCCGTACGTCACCCGCCTGACCGCCTACCGCGAGCGCCCGCCCGGGCCGCCGGTCACGCGGTCGGAGGCAGCGATCCCCGGCGCCGTGCTCATCCTGGCCTTCGGCACGCCGATGGAGGTGGCCGGGCGGCGGCTCACCGCGTTCACCGGGGGGCTGGGCGACCGCTTCACCGTCACCCGCACGCCGGGGCCGACGGAGGGCGTGCAGGTGGTGCTCACGCCGTTCGGCGCCAGGCGGCTGTACGGGCTGCCGATGCGCCACCTGACGAATCTCGTGCTGCCGGCCGCCGACCTGCTCGGGCCGTGGGCGGATGAGGTCGTGGAGCGGCTGGCGGGCACGCCGTCCTGGCGGGAGCGGCTGGCGCTGGTGGACCGGCTGCTGGTGGCGCGCGTGCACCGGGGGCCCGAGCTGGGGCCGCAGGTGCCGTGGGCGTGGGCGCGGCTGCTGGAGTCGGGCGGGCGGGTGAGCGCGCCGGAGCTGGCCGCGGCCCTCGGCTGGAGCCACCGGCATCTCGTGGCGCGCTTCCAGGACCAGGTGGGGCTGCCGCCGAAGACCGCGGCCCGGGTGATCAGGTTCGGCCGGGCGGCGCGGCTGCTGCGGGCCGGGGCCGCTCCCGCCCGGGTGGCCGCCGAGTGCGGCTTCTACGACCAGCCGCACATGAACCGCGAGTTCCGGGTGCTCGGCGACACCACGCCCGGTCAGATTCTTCCAAGACCCCGGGGCGCCCGCGCGGCATCCTGA
- a CDS encoding pyridoxal phosphate-dependent aminotransferase yields MVRPNSRFTHVQPFDIDKVAAAAGADPDVLRMENLDTDVPPPPAAVAATTESLRAGTGNSWLPFTGLPVLCEAVAADLRSRTGLDFDPLRQVAVTSGGTSAVLPTLLATTEPGDPVVLTDPTYAGLLQRVRLSGARPHLVPLRVEGGRWRLDRDALAAVPAAAALLLMSPSMPSGVVLDRDDWAAVARLCERTGAYLIYDAAMERLVFDGRPRVNPCQVDGLAERTIIIGSVSKEYRMIGWRIGWVAGPPDVMARIMVATVYNTTVAGGFQQHGAAAALTDPAGGGVAEAAAEYQARHDTVIAQLDGFPVVRADGGWSCLVDAEALGLGAGELSARLLDRGRIAATPMTAWGATVAPRYVRLVFSNEPVERLSELRARFTAALP; encoded by the coding sequence ATGGTGCGACCCAACTCCCGCTTCACCCACGTCCAGCCGTTCGACATCGACAAGGTGGCCGCCGCGGCCGGCGCCGACCCGGACGTGCTGCGCATGGAGAACCTCGACACCGACGTCCCGCCTCCGCCGGCCGCCGTCGCCGCCACCACGGAGTCGCTGCGGGCGGGCACCGGCAACAGCTGGCTGCCGTTCACCGGCCTGCCGGTGTTGTGCGAGGCCGTCGCGGCCGACCTGAGGAGCCGCACCGGCCTCGACTTCGACCCGCTGCGCCAGGTGGCGGTGACCTCGGGAGGCACCTCGGCGGTCCTGCCGACGCTGCTGGCGACCACCGAGCCCGGCGACCCGGTGGTGCTCACCGACCCCACGTACGCGGGCCTGCTCCAGCGCGTGCGCCTGTCCGGGGCCCGTCCGCACCTGGTGCCGCTACGGGTGGAGGGCGGCCGCTGGCGGCTCGACCGCGACGCGCTCGCCGCCGTGCCCGCGGCGGCGGCCCTGCTGCTGATGAGCCCGTCCATGCCGTCGGGCGTCGTGCTCGACCGCGACGACTGGGCGGCGGTCGCCCGGCTGTGCGAGCGCACCGGCGCGTACCTGATCTACGACGCCGCCATGGAGCGCCTGGTCTTCGACGGCCGCCCGCGCGTCAACCCCTGCCAGGTGGACGGCCTCGCCGAGCGCACGATCATCATCGGCTCGGTGTCCAAGGAGTACCGCATGATCGGCTGGCGGATCGGCTGGGTGGCGGGCCCGCCGGACGTCATGGCGCGGATCATGGTGGCGACCGTCTACAACACCACGGTCGCCGGCGGCTTCCAGCAGCACGGGGCCGCCGCGGCGCTCACCGACCCGGCGGGCGGCGGCGTGGCGGAGGCGGCGGCCGAGTACCAGGCCCGCCACGACACGGTGATCGCCCAGCTCGACGGGTTTCCGGTGGTGCGGGCGGACGGCGGCTGGTCCTGCCTGGTGGACGCCGAGGCCCTGGGGCTGGGCGCGGGCGAGCTGTCGGCCCGGCTGCTCGACCGGGGGCGGATCGCCGCCACCCCGATGACGGCCTGGGGGGCGACGGTCGCACCCCGGTACGTGCGGCTGGTCTTCAGCAACGAGCCGGTCGAGCGCCTGTCCGAGCTGCGCGCCCGCTTCACCGCCGCCCTCCCCTGA
- a CDS encoding YbgA family protein — protein MPDARPRVAVSSCLLGEPVRYNGGHSRDRFLSDALDPYVDWVRICPEMEAGLGAPRETLRLEVSDEGPRLMTRTTRADLTDRMRGLAAERAAALDVDGYVFKAKSPTCGIHGVPVYRADGPPADRRNKGLFAGAIIDAHPLLPVEDEGRLHDALLRESFVERVFAHARLRALLTGDWRPRDLVAFHARHKMQLLAHDPIRYREAGRVVAVAGVRPREEVAAGYAELFRQALAAKATLGRNVNVLQHCMGMLALDPTRRADLVEVIESYRAGLVPLSVPTTLLRHHARGEAAEYVHDQTYFSPYPDGLRLRNHVPAPG, from the coding sequence ATGCCGGACGCGCGGCCCCGGGTGGCGGTGTCGAGCTGCCTGCTGGGCGAGCCGGTCAGGTACAACGGGGGGCACAGCCGCGACCGGTTCCTGTCCGACGCGCTCGATCCGTACGTCGACTGGGTCCGCATCTGCCCCGAGATGGAGGCGGGCCTCGGCGCGCCCCGCGAGACCCTGCGGCTGGAGGTCTCCGACGAGGGCCCGCGCCTGATGACCCGCACCACCCGCGCCGACCTCACCGACCGCATGCGCGGCCTGGCCGCCGAGCGGGCCGCCGCGCTCGACGTGGACGGCTACGTCTTCAAGGCCAAGAGCCCCACCTGCGGCATCCACGGCGTGCCCGTCTACCGCGCCGACGGGCCGCCCGCCGACCGGCGCAACAAGGGCCTGTTCGCCGGCGCGATCATCGACGCCCACCCGCTGCTGCCGGTCGAGGACGAGGGCCGGCTGCACGACGCGCTGCTGCGCGAGAGCTTCGTGGAGCGGGTCTTCGCGCACGCCCGGCTGCGGGCGCTGCTGACCGGCGACTGGCGGCCGCGCGACCTGGTCGCCTTCCATGCGCGGCACAAGATGCAACTGCTCGCCCACGACCCGATCCGCTACCGCGAGGCCGGGCGGGTGGTCGCCGTGGCGGGCGTGCGGCCGCGCGAGGAGGTCGCCGCCGGCTACGCCGAGCTCTTCCGGCAGGCCCTGGCCGCCAAGGCCACCCTGGGCCGCAACGTCAACGTGCTGCAGCACTGCATGGGCATGCTCGCCCTCGACCCCACCCGGCGGGCCGACCTGGTCGAGGTGATCGAGTCCTACCGGGCCGGGCTGGTGCCGCTGAGCGTCCCGACGACGCTGCTGCGCCACCACGCGCGCGGCGAGGCCGCCGAGTACGTCCATGACCAGACCTACTTCTCGCCCTACCCCGACGGGCTGCGGCTGCGCAACCACGTCCCGGCGCCCGGGTAG
- a CDS encoding zinc-binding dehydrogenase: MGSLLVQLARAAGRVVGAAGGAAKREMAAALGAELTVDYTRPGWTGEVRAATGGLDVVFDGVGGDIGAAAQGLLKDGGRISVYGMAGGPMTVPDPRVKAVAWPAADLRELARAALAEAAAGRLRPVIGSVVPLESAAAAHAAIEARTVVGKTLLRP, translated from the coding sequence GTGGGCAGCCTGCTGGTGCAGCTCGCCCGCGCCGCCGGGCGCGTCGTGGGCGCGGCCGGCGGCGCCGCCAAGCGTGAGATGGCCGCCGCCCTGGGCGCGGAGCTGACCGTCGACTACACGCGGCCGGGCTGGACCGGCGAGGTGCGCGCCGCGACCGGCGGCCTCGACGTGGTCTTCGACGGCGTGGGCGGCGACATCGGGGCGGCTGCCCAGGGGCTGCTCAAGGACGGCGGGCGGATCAGCGTGTACGGCATGGCGGGCGGCCCGATGACGGTCCCCGACCCGCGCGTCAAGGCGGTCGCCTGGCCGGCGGCCGACCTGCGCGAGCTGGCCCGGGCGGCGCTGGCGGAGGCCGCGGCCGGTCGCCTGCGGCCGGTGATCGGCTCGGTCGTCCCCCTGGAGTCGGCGGCGGCGGCGCACGCGGCCATCGAGGCCCGCACGGTCGTCGGCAAGACCCTGCTCCGCCCCTGA
- a CDS encoding alcohol dehydrogenase catalytic domain-containing protein, with protein sequence MRAVVLRRYGGPEELAVEEVPDPVTGPGQVLVEVAVAGVTFVETQVRADRGPRRAELPAVLGNGVAGTVVAVGEGADPALAGARVVTTLGGQGGYAELAVADAADVIPVPAGVPAEHAVALLADGRTALGLTRAPRPRRESGCWSRRPGAAWAACWCSSPAPPGASWARPAAPPSVRWPPPWARS encoded by the coding sequence ATGCGCGCGGTGGTGTTGCGGCGGTACGGCGGGCCGGAGGAACTGGCCGTGGAGGAGGTGCCGGACCCGGTCACCGGGCCGGGGCAGGTGCTGGTGGAGGTCGCGGTGGCGGGCGTGACCTTCGTGGAGACGCAGGTGCGCGCCGACCGGGGCCCGCGCCGGGCCGAGCTGCCCGCCGTCCTCGGCAACGGGGTCGCGGGCACCGTGGTGGCGGTGGGCGAGGGCGCCGACCCCGCGCTCGCGGGTGCCCGGGTCGTCACGACGCTCGGCGGCCAGGGCGGCTACGCGGAGCTGGCCGTGGCGGACGCCGCGGACGTCATCCCGGTGCCCGCGGGCGTGCCGGCCGAGCACGCGGTGGCGTTGCTGGCCGACGGGCGCACCGCGCTCGGCCTGACGCGCGCGCCGCGCCCGCGCCGGGAGAGTGGGTGCTGGTCGAGGCGGCCGGGGGCGGCGTGGGCAGCCTGCTGGTGCAGCTCGCCCGCGCCGCCGGGCGCGTCGTGGGCGCGGCCGGCGGCGCCGCCAAGCGTGAGATGGCCGCCGCCCTGGGCGCGGAGCTGA
- a CDS encoding TetR/AcrR family transcriptional regulator — protein sequence MARRGRQAEAARNDLRLLRAAHEVFTTQGFDAPVSAIARQAGVGMGSLYRRYRTKEELLQRLCLIAMERVAEAAESALAEEDPWTGLAGYVRECVALRSGALAPVAGTIEVTDAMWRTSRRATELAGRLITRAREAGALRADVTALDVSLLIEQFSRPAPGAPDATHEQVKQRLLAIALDGLRAPGRTELPGEPPSPEWYEGRWARRP from the coding sequence ATGGCCAGACGCGGCAGGCAGGCCGAGGCGGCGCGCAACGATCTGCGGCTGCTACGGGCGGCGCACGAGGTGTTCACCACGCAGGGCTTCGACGCGCCGGTCTCGGCCATCGCCCGGCAGGCGGGCGTCGGCATGGGCAGCCTCTACCGCCGCTACCGCACCAAGGAGGAGCTGCTCCAGCGGTTGTGCCTGATCGCCATGGAACGCGTCGCCGAGGCCGCGGAGAGCGCGCTGGCCGAGGAGGACCCGTGGACCGGCCTGGCGGGGTACGTCCGGGAATGCGTGGCCCTGCGCTCCGGCGCGCTCGCCCCCGTCGCGGGCACCATCGAGGTCACCGACGCCATGTGGCGCACCTCCCGCCGCGCCACCGAGCTGGCCGGACGCCTGATCACCCGGGCCCGCGAGGCGGGCGCGCTGCGGGCCGACGTGACCGCGCTCGACGTCTCGCTGCTCATCGAGCAGTTCAGCCGTCCGGCCCCCGGCGCGCCCGACGCCACGCACGAGCAGGTCAAGCAGCGCCTGCTCGCCATCGCGCTCGACGGCCTGCGCGCGCCCGGCCGCACCGAGCTGCCCGGCGAGCCGCCGAGCCCCGAGTGGTACGAAGGCCGCTGGGCGAGGCGCCCCTAG
- a CDS encoding NUDIX hydrolase produces the protein MDHAPVSARPAARVVCLDRDGRVLLLHWYDRVARAEVWEPPGGGIDPGETPLDAARRELTEETGLPGSAVLDLSVEVGRDFRWHGVRYVKDEPFYLARFPGARPEVRPGGLTEEEREAYLGHLWAAEGELPAGVEPPELAEVVRRLTAPALEG, from the coding sequence GTGGATCACGCCCCCGTGAGCGCCCGGCCCGCCGCCCGCGTCGTCTGCCTCGACCGCGACGGCCGCGTGCTGCTCCTGCACTGGTACGACCGGGTCGCCCGCGCCGAGGTGTGGGAGCCGCCCGGCGGCGGCATCGACCCCGGCGAGACGCCGCTCGACGCCGCCCGGCGCGAGCTGACGGAGGAGACCGGGCTGCCCGGCTCGGCCGTGCTGGACCTGTCCGTCGAGGTGGGGCGCGACTTCCGGTGGCACGGCGTCCGGTACGTGAAGGACGAGCCGTTCTACCTCGCCCGCTTCCCCGGGGCCCGGCCGGAGGTGCGGCCGGGCGGGCTGACGGAGGAGGAGCGCGAGGCGTACCTCGGGCATCTGTGGGCGGCGGAGGGGGAACTGCCCGCGGGGGTGGAGCCCCCGGAGCTGGCCGAGGTCGTCCGCCGGCTCACCGCCCCCGCTCTCGAAGGGTGA